The following are from one region of the Alkalimarinus sediminis genome:
- a CDS encoding histidine phosphatase family protein, with the protein MGAIYLVRHGQASFGKADYDKLSDKGCKQSEILGEAFGKIVSPDRFYSGNLLRHEQTANHFMSGFGGSSIATVTHSGFNEFNHVEVLVKYRPEWKDFSVMAADIAKQPVPQKAFQQAFSDAVIRWVSGNHDDDYQETWRQFQARCNSALQSVIEQSSEAKNIVIFTSGGPISVILQQILKLGDRETLSVNEVLVNTGVTKLLFSGDRLSLSYLNNHSHLEMAGSSWVTYR; encoded by the coding sequence ATGGGCGCGATCTACTTAGTGAGGCACGGGCAGGCATCGTTTGGCAAAGCCGATTATGACAAGTTGTCTGATAAAGGGTGCAAGCAGTCTGAAATACTGGGTGAGGCATTTGGAAAAATAGTCTCCCCCGACCGTTTTTACTCTGGCAATTTACTTCGCCATGAGCAGACAGCAAATCACTTTATGTCAGGCTTTGGTGGTAGCAGTATCGCCACGGTGACCCACTCAGGCTTTAACGAATTTAACCATGTTGAAGTGCTAGTCAAGTACCGTCCAGAGTGGAAAGATTTTAGTGTTATGGCGGCTGATATTGCAAAACAGCCAGTACCACAAAAAGCATTTCAGCAGGCATTTTCAGATGCCGTCATTCGCTGGGTCTCTGGCAATCATGATGACGACTATCAAGAAACATGGCGGCAATTTCAAGCTCGCTGTAATAGTGCTTTGCAGTCGGTTATAGAGCAATCATCTGAGGCCAAGAATATCGTGATATTTACCTCTGGTGGTCCCATTTCAGTCATTCTGCAACAGATACTTAAATTGGGTGATCGAGAGACGCTATCGGTTAACGAGGTGCTAGTAAATACTGGCGTGACCAAGTTGTTGTTTTCCGGTGACCGTTTAAGCCTGTCTTACTTAAACAACCATAGCCATCTTGAAATGGCGGGCAGTAGCTGGGTGACTTACCGTTAG
- a CDS encoding phosphotransferase family protein: protein MSVLDEASEVREGETLDLERVDQYLKQVLPDLEGSVSVKQFPGGASNLTYLLQYHNRDLILRRPPFGNIAKSAHDMIRESNIMQSLRPVYPYVPSVMAQCTDHDVMGCDFYVMERFVGIIPRKEMPKEVALNEEDTRRLCLNVIDKLVELHQVDYKAAGLEGIGKGGGYVKRQIDGWSDRYTKAITEDATSFETVIAWLKEKMPEDVGTCIIHNDYRFDNVVLNPDNPFDIIGVLDWEMATLGDPLMDLGNTLAYWVQADDDPQFQFMRRQPTHLKGMLTREEVVDYYLGKSGLELATFDFYEIYGLFRLAAIIQQIYNRYYHGYTKDERFSGFVHAAKYLEQRCLKLIENSEL, encoded by the coding sequence ATGTCAGTATTAGATGAAGCATCTGAAGTAAGAGAAGGTGAAACCCTTGATCTTGAAAGAGTCGATCAATACCTCAAGCAGGTACTGCCAGATTTAGAAGGTAGCGTGTCGGTAAAGCAGTTTCCCGGTGGTGCCTCTAATCTCACTTATTTATTACAGTATCATAATCGTGATTTGATATTACGTCGTCCACCGTTTGGTAATATTGCCAAGTCGGCCCATGACATGATTCGTGAATCTAATATCATGCAGTCATTACGTCCGGTCTATCCCTATGTGCCGAGTGTGATGGCGCAGTGTACTGATCACGATGTGATGGGGTGTGACTTCTATGTGATGGAGCGTTTCGTCGGCATTATTCCTCGCAAAGAGATGCCTAAAGAAGTTGCATTAAACGAAGAAGATACTCGTCGATTATGCCTCAACGTTATCGACAAATTAGTAGAGCTTCATCAGGTTGACTATAAAGCCGCAGGCCTCGAAGGCATCGGTAAAGGCGGTGGTTATGTTAAGCGTCAAATAGATGGCTGGAGTGATCGTTACACCAAAGCCATTACTGAAGATGCGACCTCATTTGAAACAGTTATAGCCTGGCTTAAAGAGAAAATGCCAGAAGATGTTGGTACCTGCATTATTCATAATGACTACCGCTTTGATAATGTGGTGTTAAACCCGGATAACCCGTTCGATATTATCGGTGTATTAGACTGGGAGATGGCAACCCTTGGTGATCCACTGATGGATTTGGGTAATACCCTTGCATATTGGGTTCAGGCTGATGATGACCCACAGTTCCAGTTTATGCGTCGTCAACCGACTCACTTAAAGGGCATGTTGACGCGAGAGGAAGTAGTGGATTACTACTTAGGTAAATCAGGGTTAGAACTCGCCACGTTCGACTTTTACGAAATATATGGTTTATTCCGTTTAGCGGCCATTATTCAGCAGATCTATAACCGCTACTATCATGGATATACCAAAGACGAACGGTTTTCAGGTTTTGTACATGCGGCTAAATATCTAGAGCAGCGTTGCTTAAAATTAATCGAGAATAGTGAACTCTGA
- a CDS encoding SDR family oxidoreductase → MNDKRIFVTGGASGLGKAIALRFAREGFKVCIGDVNDERGSEAEAELKAIAPDAFYLFCDVTKIKHLESVRTELEERWGGVDVVVNNAGVGGTAGAIEDISLADWQWVLDVNLMGVVRGCKTFTPLFKQQGNGHFVNVASAAGLLSAPMMSSYNVTKAGVVSLSETLVSELCQDNITTSVVCPAFFQTNLTESMRSHIGGLHSKVNKMMSRSKITAEDVADSIYQAYEHKEFFVVTHPFERRLWYVKRFSPKGFNMLMQRQAKKLFRK, encoded by the coding sequence ATGAATGACAAGAGAATATTTGTAACAGGCGGTGCGAGCGGGTTAGGAAAAGCCATCGCACTGCGCTTTGCACGAGAAGGCTTTAAAGTTTGTATTGGTGATGTTAACGATGAGCGAGGCTCAGAAGCAGAAGCCGAACTTAAAGCTATTGCACCCGATGCGTTTTATCTGTTTTGTGATGTCACCAAAATAAAGCATCTTGAGAGCGTTCGTACTGAATTAGAAGAGCGCTGGGGTGGTGTTGATGTCGTAGTGAACAACGCCGGTGTTGGTGGAACCGCAGGGGCCATTGAAGATATCAGTCTTGCTGATTGGCAGTGGGTATTGGATGTAAATCTGATGGGGGTTGTGAGAGGTTGTAAGACCTTTACACCACTATTTAAACAGCAGGGTAACGGTCATTTTGTCAACGTTGCGTCTGCGGCAGGCTTGCTGAGTGCGCCGATGATGAGTAGTTACAACGTGACTAAGGCTGGTGTGGTGTCGTTGTCTGAAACGTTGGTGTCAGAGCTATGCCAAGACAACATTACGACCAGTGTGGTTTGTCCTGCTTTTTTCCAAACTAATCTCACTGAGTCTATGCGCTCTCATATTGGTGGCTTGCATTCAAAAGTTAATAAGATGATGAGTCGCTCAAAGATCACCGCAGAAGATGTTGCCGATAGTATTTATCAGGCGTATGAGCATAAAGAGTTCTTCGTTGTGACCCATCCGTTTGAACGTCGTTTGTGGTATGTAAAGCGCTTCTCACCTAAAGGCTTCAACATGTTAATGCAGCGTCAAGCCAAGAAACTTTTTCGTAAGTAA
- a CDS encoding acyl-CoA dehydrogenase family protein yields the protein MDFSLSERSQDYLNRVKSFMEKEILPIEDEYFRELKSLENPWVVLPIIETLKEKAKAEGLWNMFLPVEGYGPALSNAEYAPIAEQTGRSFIAPEIFNCNAPDTGNMEVLVHYGSEQQKEQWLTPLLEGKIRSAFCMTEPGVASSDATNMAATAMVEGDEVVLNGTKWWSTGIGHPDCQVLIFMGISNPDAHRHQRHSMVLVPMNTPGVKVERMLPVFGDLDEPYGHGEVSFTNVRLPKSAIIAGPGRGFEVAQGRLGPGRIHHCMRAIGAAERALDLLIKRAISREAFGQPLAKLGGNRDIIANARMSIEQARLLTMKAAWTLDTKGIMGAMSDVSQIKVVAPNVLQTIVDQAIQIHGGAGMSDDFPLTQLFAYARCLRLADGPDEVHRLLISKLELAKYKNLMKK from the coding sequence ATGGATTTCAGCTTGTCAGAACGTTCGCAGGATTATTTGAATCGCGTTAAATCGTTTATGGAAAAAGAGATACTGCCTATAGAAGATGAGTACTTCCGAGAGCTGAAGTCGCTGGAGAATCCGTGGGTTGTATTGCCGATAATTGAAACCCTAAAAGAGAAGGCAAAAGCTGAAGGCCTTTGGAATATGTTTCTGCCTGTTGAAGGTTACGGCCCGGCGTTAAGCAATGCAGAGTATGCACCGATTGCTGAGCAGACTGGTCGCAGCTTTATAGCCCCTGAAATATTTAACTGTAATGCACCTGATACCGGCAACATGGAGGTATTGGTTCATTATGGTTCAGAGCAGCAAAAAGAGCAGTGGTTGACACCTCTTCTTGAGGGCAAAATCCGGTCGGCATTTTGTATGACCGAACCAGGCGTTGCTTCTTCAGATGCTACTAACATGGCTGCAACAGCGATGGTAGAAGGGGATGAAGTTGTTCTTAATGGCACTAAATGGTGGAGCACCGGTATCGGCCACCCTGATTGCCAAGTACTGATTTTTATGGGTATCTCCAACCCAGATGCACACCGTCATCAGCGTCACTCAATGGTACTAGTACCGATGAACACACCTGGGGTTAAGGTCGAGCGTATGCTACCTGTGTTTGGTGATCTTGATGAGCCCTACGGACATGGTGAGGTGAGCTTTACCAACGTAAGGTTGCCTAAGAGCGCCATTATTGCTGGCCCTGGTCGAGGGTTTGAGGTTGCTCAAGGGCGTTTAGGCCCTGGTCGTATTCATCACTGTATGCGAGCAATTGGTGCTGCTGAGAGAGCGTTAGATTTACTGATCAAGCGCGCGATCAGTCGTGAGGCATTTGGTCAGCCATTGGCTAAACTGGGGGGGAATCGAGATATTATCGCCAACGCCAGAATGTCGATCGAACAGGCTCGTCTGTTAACGATGAAGGCAGCATGGACTCTCGATACCAAAGGGATTATGGGGGCGATGAGCGATGTCTCGCAGATCAAAGTTGTTGCGCCTAATGTTCTGCAGACGATTGTAGATCAAGCAATACAAATTCATGGTGGCGCAGGTATGAGTGATGACTTCCCACTGACCCAATTATTCGCTTATGCACGTTGTTTACGATTGGCTGACGGGCCAGACGAAGTGCACAGATTGCTGATTTCAAAACTTGAGTTGGCAAAGTACAAGAATTTGATGAAAAAGTGA
- the acs gene encoding acetate--CoA ligase produces the protein MSDGKVYPVKEAAKSRALVDKDQYMAMYKESVDNPDAFWGEHGKRLDWIKPYTTVKNTTYDRNNLSIKWFEDGTLNASVNCLDRHLAERGDQTAIIFEGDDPADSRHVTYRELHQETCKFANALKSQGVKKGDIVTIYMPMLVETAVAMLACARIGAMHSVVFGGFSPEALGARIKDGGAKWVVTADQGVRGGRPIPLKKNVDAALNNPEVSTVEKVIVVKRTGGDIQWQEDRDVWFHDIMADASVDCPPEEMSAEDPLFMLYTSGSTGTPKGVLHTTGGYMVYASMTHEYVFDYQQGDIYWCTADFGWITGHSYILYGPLANGAITLLFEGVPNYPDSSRIGKVVDKHKVNVLYTAPTAIRALMAEGDQYMKQSSRESLRLLGTVGEPINPEAWEWYYNVVGDERCPIVDTWWQTETGGILISPLPGATDLKPGSATLPFFGVQPALVDSDGNVLDGATEGNLVILDSWPGQMRTVYGDHERFILTYFSTYPGTYFTGDGARRDEDGYYWITGRVDDVLNVSGHRMGTAEIESALVAHPLVAEAAVVGYPHDIKGQGIYVYVTLNHDADPSDELKTELVQWVRKEIGPVASPDLIQWAPGLPKTRSGKIMRRILRKIAANEHDSLGDTSTLADPSVVEDLIEYRENA, from the coding sequence ATGAGTGATGGTAAGGTGTATCCGGTTAAAGAGGCTGCAAAAAGTAGAGCCTTAGTCGATAAAGATCAATACATGGCAATGTATAAGGAGTCAGTGGACAACCCTGATGCGTTCTGGGGTGAACATGGTAAAAGACTAGACTGGATTAAACCCTATACAACTGTAAAAAATACCACCTATGACCGTAACAACTTATCTATAAAGTGGTTTGAAGATGGAACGCTAAATGCCAGTGTCAACTGCCTCGATCGTCACCTTGCAGAGCGAGGAGATCAAACTGCAATTATTTTCGAAGGGGATGACCCTGCTGATTCACGCCATGTAACCTATCGAGAACTTCATCAAGAAACCTGTAAATTTGCCAATGCCCTGAAATCACAAGGGGTTAAGAAGGGCGATATCGTTACCATTTATATGCCTATGCTTGTCGAGACAGCGGTTGCTATGTTGGCTTGTGCTCGTATCGGTGCGATGCACTCAGTTGTGTTTGGCGGATTCTCTCCAGAAGCGCTAGGGGCCCGTATTAAAGATGGCGGTGCTAAATGGGTGGTAACGGCAGACCAAGGTGTTCGAGGTGGCCGTCCGATACCACTTAAAAAGAATGTCGATGCCGCATTAAATAACCCAGAGGTTTCAACCGTTGAAAAAGTTATCGTCGTCAAACGTACTGGCGGTGATATTCAATGGCAGGAAGATCGTGATGTCTGGTTCCACGATATTATGGCCGATGCTAGTGTCGATTGCCCACCAGAAGAGATGAGTGCAGAAGATCCACTATTCATGCTGTATACATCTGGTTCAACAGGCACGCCAAAGGGTGTACTGCACACTACTGGAGGCTATATGGTGTATGCCTCAATGACCCATGAGTATGTATTCGACTATCAGCAAGGCGATATCTATTGGTGTACCGCAGATTTTGGTTGGATTACCGGGCACTCTTATATACTTTACGGACCGCTTGCCAATGGTGCTATTACACTGCTATTTGAAGGGGTTCCGAATTATCCGGATAGCTCTCGAATAGGCAAGGTTGTCGATAAGCACAAGGTGAATGTTTTATATACTGCGCCAACAGCGATTCGTGCTCTTATGGCTGAGGGTGATCAGTATATGAAGCAGAGCTCGCGGGAGAGCTTGCGTCTTCTTGGTACAGTCGGTGAGCCTATTAATCCTGAAGCGTGGGAGTGGTATTACAATGTTGTTGGTGATGAGCGTTGTCCGATAGTCGATACCTGGTGGCAGACTGAAACGGGCGGTATTCTAATTTCACCATTACCAGGTGCGACTGACTTGAAACCAGGCTCTGCTACTTTGCCATTTTTTGGTGTGCAGCCTGCCTTAGTGGATAGTGATGGTAATGTTCTCGACGGTGCAACAGAAGGTAATCTGGTGATATTAGATAGCTGGCCTGGCCAGATGAGAACCGTTTACGGTGATCATGAACGCTTTATTTTGACCTATTTCAGTACTTACCCGGGCACTTATTTTACTGGTGATGGTGCGCGTCGTGATGAAGATGGTTACTACTGGATTACCGGACGTGTAGATGATGTACTCAACGTGTCAGGGCACAGAATGGGTACGGCAGAGATAGAGAGTGCGTTAGTGGCACACCCTCTTGTCGCAGAAGCGGCTGTTGTAGGCTATCCTCATGATATCAAGGGGCAGGGCATTTATGTTTATGTCACTCTTAATCATGATGCAGACCCTTCTGATGAGCTGAAAACCGAGCTGGTTCAGTGGGTTCGTAAAGAGATTGGCCCTGTTGCGTCTCCTGATTTAATTCAGTGGGCTCCTGGGCTGCCTAAAACGCGATCAGGTAAAATCATGAGACGAATTTTACGTAAGATTGCTGCAAATGAACACGATAGTCTAGGTGATACTTCGACGTTAGCAGACCCTTCTGTCGTAGAGGATTTGATTGAATACAGGGAAAACGCCTGA
- a CDS encoding response regulator transcription factor produces MTYKIIIADDHPLFRAALKQAVGQAVDDVEVIEADTIAELQRAVLENSEADLVLLDLNMPGAHGFSGLVFMRGQYPGLPVVMISGTEDIQVIRKAIDYGASGFIPKSTSLQLIAEAIQAVLNGDVWLPADVQGRIDRLDAETCEFSEKLATLTPQQFRVLGMLMEGLLNKQIAYELDVSEATIKAHITAVFRKLGVRNRTQAVIAVQQLEVERPVTPE; encoded by the coding sequence ATGACCTATAAGATCATTATTGCAGATGATCACCCACTGTTCCGTGCCGCCTTAAAACAGGCGGTAGGGCAGGCGGTGGATGATGTCGAGGTAATTGAGGCTGACACGATTGCTGAGTTACAGCGAGCGGTGTTAGAAAACTCCGAAGCAGACTTGGTGCTATTAGACCTCAATATGCCTGGGGCTCATGGGTTCTCGGGGCTTGTGTTTATGCGAGGCCAGTATCCGGGGTTACCAGTAGTAATGATCTCAGGTACAGAAGATATTCAGGTCATTCGTAAGGCAATTGATTACGGTGCGTCGGGGTTTATCCCTAAGTCTACGTCACTGCAATTGATTGCTGAGGCCATTCAGGCAGTACTTAATGGTGATGTTTGGTTGCCTGCTGATGTTCAGGGGCGTATCGATCGTCTTGATGCAGAAACCTGTGAGTTTTCTGAAAAGTTGGCCACGTTAACGCCACAGCAATTTAGAGTGCTGGGTATGTTAATGGAAGGGTTGCTGAATAAGCAAATTGCCTATGAGCTTGATGTCTCTGAAGCAACTATCAAAGCTCATATTACGGCTGTTTTTCGTAAGCTCGGTGTTCGAAACCGCACTCAGGCGGTTATCGCTGTTCAGCAGCTAGAAGTAGAACGCCCCGTCACACCTGAGTAA
- a CDS encoding saccharopine dehydrogenase family protein: MSQSWLIYGAYGYSAQLIAQEAKRRGLTPILAGRDEAKVKTVATRLKFDYRVFDLSDPQAVAEQLADIALVIHCAGPFSHTSKPMIEACIRSSTHYFDITGEIDVFEYAHSDVVNGRAKAAGIVVCPGVGFDVIPTDCVARVLSEAMPDATHLTLGFSGGSALSPGTAKSSVEGLANGNKVRSNGEIVSSGVNTRTIDFGKGPRNAMNIAWGDVSTAFYSTGIPNIEVYIPASSKTIRMVKLAGLLKPALRLSFVQDFLKKQIDKKVAGPGEEVRRKYRSSVWGEVRNSLGEVKTAYLETPNGYDVTVLGPLAIVEHFLAGNNSVTGSVTPSLLMGADFVSTLPDTTKIRIQ; this comes from the coding sequence ATGAGTCAGTCTTGGTTAATTTATGGGGCCTATGGTTACAGTGCGCAGCTTATTGCGCAGGAAGCAAAGCGAAGAGGGCTAACGCCTATTCTGGCTGGCAGGGACGAAGCCAAGGTTAAAACCGTTGCGACACGGTTAAAATTTGATTACCGAGTATTTGACCTAAGTGATCCCCAGGCGGTTGCCGAGCAACTGGCTGATATTGCGTTGGTTATCCATTGTGCGGGTCCGTTTTCTCATACGAGTAAACCGATGATCGAAGCCTGCATTCGTTCATCGACTCACTATTTTGATATTACCGGCGAAATCGATGTATTTGAGTATGCTCACAGTGATGTGGTGAATGGTCGAGCAAAAGCTGCGGGTATTGTGGTTTGTCCGGGTGTTGGCTTTGATGTTATCCCCACAGACTGTGTTGCTCGGGTGTTATCTGAGGCGATGCCAGATGCAACCCATTTAACGCTAGGCTTCTCTGGCGGCTCTGCCTTGAGCCCCGGTACAGCAAAAAGCTCAGTAGAAGGGCTTGCCAATGGGAATAAAGTGCGTAGTAATGGCGAGATAGTATCGTCAGGCGTTAATACCCGCACCATTGATTTCGGAAAAGGCCCGAGAAACGCAATGAATATTGCCTGGGGTGATGTGAGTACTGCTTTTTATTCCACGGGCATACCGAATATAGAAGTCTATATACCGGCATCTTCAAAGACTATTCGAATGGTTAAGCTAGCCGGATTATTAAAGCCAGCGCTTCGGTTGAGCTTTGTGCAGGACTTCTTGAAAAAGCAGATTGATAAAAAAGTAGCCGGCCCTGGCGAAGAGGTGAGGCGCAAGTACCGATCTTCGGTTTGGGGGGAGGTACGCAATAGTTTAGGCGAGGTTAAAACGGCCTATCTTGAAACCCCTAATGGTTATGATGTTACAGTGCTTGGACCGTTGGCCATTGTTGAACACTTTTTGGCGGGCAACAATAGCGTTACAGGGAGCGTGACTCCTTCACTATTGATGGGGGCGGACTTTGTCTCGACACTGCCTGATACGACTAAAATTCGAATTCAATAG
- a CDS encoding GGDEF domain-containing protein has protein sequence MKRYVDERFIPIATQQLYQDLATRSFPGVIFYMAVWAALILPKAEYFFAEPRIHTTLILTAIISASAITRLLCIYTFRIQFKNHNTCNGNILLLGVIISSLAWGLCSAQLIMTASFQDAIASTMIAGAGLCAGGLASLAPSRRFLICFLVPMLIPSSIAILLVGHPFSASYAALSGLLLCGLYGISGIQRREYFNALESQYELEEKSDQLAELNTLDPLTGLKNKRFFDEKMTDEFNRAIRDNSPISLILIDLDHFKKVNDLHGHLVGDECLKEMSRALKAKFNRAIDTLARVGGEEFAVLLPTIHQDQAMALADKLRKQIEQISISCEDCDVSLTASLGVSTLYPSEESSAQELFKRADLALYEAKRLGRNQVARAPATDDYSGVTGRSTSSC, from the coding sequence ATGAAACGCTATGTTGACGAGCGTTTTATTCCCATAGCAACACAGCAGTTGTATCAAGATTTAGCGACTAGGTCTTTCCCAGGTGTTATCTTTTACATGGCTGTTTGGGCTGCATTAATACTCCCCAAAGCAGAGTATTTCTTTGCCGAGCCTCGCATTCATACTACGTTAATACTCACTGCTATCATTAGCGCATCTGCCATCACCCGCTTACTCTGCATATACACATTCAGAATACAGTTTAAGAATCACAACACCTGTAACGGAAATATCTTATTACTCGGGGTTATTATTTCGAGCCTTGCATGGGGACTCTGCTCTGCCCAGCTTATTATGACCGCCTCATTTCAAGATGCCATTGCCTCCACCATGATTGCGGGTGCAGGCCTCTGTGCAGGAGGGTTGGCATCACTAGCCCCATCTCGGCGCTTTTTGATCTGCTTTTTAGTGCCTATGCTAATACCATCGAGTATTGCCATACTGCTGGTTGGCCACCCGTTTTCGGCCTCTTATGCAGCACTAAGCGGCCTACTGCTATGTGGACTTTATGGTATCTCTGGTATTCAGCGCAGAGAGTATTTTAATGCCCTTGAAAGTCAGTACGAACTCGAAGAAAAATCAGATCAACTAGCAGAGCTCAACACACTTGACCCATTAACAGGCCTTAAAAACAAACGCTTTTTCGATGAAAAAATGACTGATGAATTTAATCGAGCGATTAGGGACAATAGCCCTATATCATTGATTCTCATCGACCTTGACCACTTCAAAAAAGTAAACGATCTACACGGTCATTTAGTCGGTGATGAGTGCCTTAAAGAGATGTCGAGAGCACTAAAAGCAAAATTCAATAGAGCGATAGATACTCTGGCGAGAGTCGGTGGCGAAGAGTTTGCTGTATTACTGCCCACTATCCATCAAGACCAAGCGATGGCACTGGCAGATAAGTTAAGAAAGCAGATAGAACAGATATCAATAAGCTGTGAAGACTGTGATGTAAGCTTAACCGCTAGTTTAGGTGTTTCAACACTCTACCCGTCAGAAGAGAGCAGTGCTCAAGAGCTGTTTAAACGCGCTGATTTGGCATTATATGAAGCCAAGCGCCTAGGCAGAAATCAAGTTGCCCGTGCACCGGCTACTGATGATTACTCAGGTGTGACGGGGCGTTCTACTTCTAGCTGCTGA
- a CDS encoding LysR family transcriptional regulator has product MRIDLNLFIVFDAIYTEGNLTRAANVLNLTQPAVSHSLARLRDHFDDPLFVRQSNKMLPTAVAKNVISDVREALHQLQVALQQSRQFDPSSAQKRYAISLHDSLETSYLPYLMDHINREAPLIDLTSTRVRRSELENKLASGDIDFAIDILLPVSDNICHTQLENDQLVVVAAKDHPDIIDHLDIANYLEQKHVLVSSRVSGPGMEDFELGRLGLQRRVGLRCQHFFSACRVVESSDMLLTIPQTAAKMFSKVLNISTYPLPVELPGIDVHLYWHINVDKDPANRWLRNKILMASSNH; this is encoded by the coding sequence ATGAGGATAGACCTAAATCTATTTATTGTTTTCGACGCTATCTACACCGAGGGCAATCTAACCCGAGCGGCAAATGTACTTAACTTAACCCAGCCTGCGGTCAGTCATTCATTAGCTAGGTTGCGAGATCATTTTGATGACCCGCTGTTCGTGCGACAAAGCAACAAAATGCTGCCAACCGCAGTGGCTAAGAATGTGATTTCAGATGTTCGTGAAGCGCTACACCAACTGCAAGTAGCACTGCAACAATCAAGGCAGTTTGACCCCTCTTCGGCACAAAAACGCTACGCAATCAGCCTGCATGACTCATTAGAAACATCGTACCTGCCCTATTTAATGGATCACATCAATAGAGAAGCACCGCTAATAGACCTCACCAGTACACGAGTTAGGCGGAGTGAATTAGAAAATAAGCTAGCATCGGGTGATATCGATTTTGCCATCGATATTCTGCTTCCGGTTAGTGACAACATCTGTCATACACAGCTTGAGAATGATCAATTGGTGGTAGTTGCTGCAAAAGACCATCCAGACATCATCGACCACCTAGATATTGCTAACTATCTAGAGCAGAAGCATGTACTGGTTTCATCTCGAGTGTCAGGCCCAGGCATGGAGGATTTTGAGCTAGGTAGGCTAGGTTTACAACGCAGAGTCGGTTTACGATGTCAGCACTTTTTCTCAGCTTGTAGAGTGGTAGAAAGCAGTGACATGCTACTCACCATACCTCAAACTGCGGCAAAAATGTTTAGCAAGGTACTCAACATCTCAACCTATCCACTACCGGTTGAGTTACCAGGCATTGATGTTCATTTGTACTGGCATATTAATGTCGATAAGGACCCTGCCAACCGTTGGTTACGCAATAAAATACTGATGGCCTCTTCAAATCATTGA
- a CDS encoding SDR family oxidoreductase codes for MSNLFDLSGKIALVTGASRGIGEGIAKLLAEHGAHVIISSRKIEGCQQVADEIKKAGGSAEAIACHIGDMEQVESIFKQIEETHGKLDILVNNAAANPYFGHVLDTDLSAFQKTVDVNIRGYFFMSTYGAKLMKKGDGGAIVNVASVNGVIPGPFQGIYSITKAAVISMTKTFAKECAPLNIRVNALLPGATDTKFASTIVNNPAILKKAMEHVPMNRVANPDEMAGSVLYLVSDAASYTTGTCLNVDGGYLLG; via the coding sequence ATGAGTAACCTATTTGATTTATCAGGAAAGATCGCACTAGTAACCGGTGCCAGTCGTGGTATTGGTGAAGGTATTGCCAAGTTGTTAGCTGAACATGGTGCCCACGTTATTATATCAAGCCGTAAAATTGAAGGTTGCCAACAGGTGGCTGATGAGATCAAAAAAGCCGGTGGTAGTGCAGAAGCGATCGCTTGCCATATCGGTGATATGGAGCAGGTTGAGTCTATCTTCAAGCAGATAGAAGAGACTCATGGAAAGTTGGATATTCTGGTTAACAATGCTGCAGCTAACCCCTATTTCGGTCATGTACTCGACACCGATCTTAGTGCGTTTCAGAAAACAGTCGATGTTAATATTCGTGGTTACTTCTTTATGTCGACCTATGGCGCGAAGCTAATGAAGAAGGGTGACGGTGGCGCAATTGTGAATGTCGCCTCTGTTAACGGTGTTATCCCTGGACCTTTCCAAGGTATCTACTCGATTACAAAAGCTGCGGTCATCTCAATGACTAAAACGTTTGCTAAAGAGTGCGCGCCTCTGAATATCAGAGTTAATGCACTGCTACCGGGTGCGACCGATACCAAGTTTGCATCGACTATTGTAAACAACCCAGCGATATTGAAGAAAGCAATGGAGCACGTACCGATGAATCGTGTGGCAAACCCTGATGAAATGGCAGGTTCTGTGCTTTATTTAGTGTCTGATGCCGCGAGCTATACCACCGGTACTTGTTTGAATGTGGATGGTGGTTACTTGTTGGGTTAG